In the Chthonomonadales bacterium genome, GCGCGCGGCGAAGGGGCACATCCCTCAAACCGCGAGCCCGCCCCTCTCGTAGTGGAAGGTATGAACGCGCGTACAGGCTCGATTAAGGCGCCCCAGGCTAGCCGGGGGCTCCCGGCCGGCCAACGGCTGCTGATCGCGGCGACGGCGGCCACCGTGCTGGTGGCCTTCGTGCCGGGCGCCCAACTTCTGCTCTATCCGCTCCGTCTCTTCGTGACGCTGGTTCACGAGGGCGGCCACGCTGTGATGACCCTGCTCACCGGCGGCGCCGTCCGGGCCATCGCCATCGACCCGAGCGGCAGCGGCGTGACGTACTCGGTCGGCGGGGTACCCTTTGTCGTGCTGATGGCGGGCTATCTGGGAACGCTCGCGGTGGGCGCGCTTTCGCTGCAGATCGGCCGTCGGCCCGGCGCGGGACGCGGTGCGCTGCTGCTGATGGGTGTCGTTGCCGGGCTGGTGACCCTGCTCTGGGTGCGCAATCCCTTCGGCTTTGCTGTCGGTCTGGGCGCGGCCGGAACGCTCCTCGCGGCGGCGCGGGTTCTTCGCGGGCCGGCCGCCGACTTCGCGTGCAGCTTTCTGGCCGTCCAGCTTTGCCTGAACGC is a window encoding:
- a CDS encoding M50 family metallopeptidase codes for the protein MNARTGSIKAPQASRGLPAGQRLLIAATAATVLVAFVPGAQLLLYPLRLFVTLVHEGGHAVMTLLTGGAVRAIAIDPSGSGVTYSVGGVPFVVLMAGYLGTLAVGALSLQIGRRPGAGRGALLLMGVVAGLVTLLWVRNPFGFAVGLGAAGTLLAAARVLRGPAADFACSFLAVQLCLNAVLDLRGLLWLTTQTHAANDAVFMSQLYGMPPWFWAGMWAATGMLVLAAALRSYWRGCR